The Athalia rosae chromosome 7, iyAthRosa1.1, whole genome shotgun sequence genome window below encodes:
- the LOC105693212 gene encoding uncharacterized protein LOC105693212 yields MPTVSSITHYSLKVIFAIHFVLVTWGVQGKWCPQSIVFYNLIFFICLLWAIHNLESDEPIQFALFVNVASIFFDIITLSVYFSDAYYAWEKLSAAMLIINVVVRFVTSYCLLRIGQARGGLLVDMFASSPAMGLGRHEYEDISQPVPQNADFA; encoded by the exons ATGCCTACCGTATCGAGTATCACGCATTACTCCCTTaag GTTATCTTTGCGATACATTTCGTGCTCGTCACTTG GGGGGTCCAGGGAAAATGGTGCCCACAGTCAATAGTATTTTACaatctgatatttttcatctgccTACTGTGGGCGATCCACAATCTGGAATCGGATGAACCGATACAATTT GCCCTGTTCGTGAACGTtgcttcgatattttttgacATAATTACCTTGTCGGTGTACTTCTCAGATGCCTATT ATGCGTGGGAAAAATTGAGTGCAGCCATGTTGATCATCAACGTTGTCGTAAGATTTGTGACCAGCTACTGCCTTCTTCGAATCGGCCAAGCTAGAGGAGGTCTGCTTGTTGATATGTTTGCAAGCAGTCCCGCAATGG GTTTAGGAAGGCACGAATATGAAGACATATCACAGCCAGTTCCTCAGAATGCCGACTTTGCATGA
- the LOC105693227 gene encoding gamma-aminobutyric acid receptor-associated protein isoform X1, which produces MKFQYKEEHPFEKRKAEGEKIRRKYPDRVPVIVEKAPKARIGDLDKKKYLVPSDLTVGQFYFLIRKRIHLRPEDALFFFVNNVIPPTSATMGALYQEHHEEDFFLYIAYSDENVYGN; this is translated from the exons atgaaGTTCCAATATAAAGAGGAGCATCCATTTGAGAAGAGAAAGGCCGAGGGTGAAAAGATCAGGCGAAAATATCCGGACCGTGTTCCA GTGATCGTTGAGAAAGCTCCTAAAGCCAGAATCGGAGATCTCGACAAAAAGAAATACCTCGTGCCCTCAGATTTGACCGTTGGACAGTTTTATTTCCTGATTCGTAAGCGAATTCATTTACGCCCCGAAGATGCCCTATTCTTCTTTGTCAACAATGTCATTCCACCCACTAGTGCCACAATGGGAGCACTTTACCAG GAACATCACGAAGaggatttctttctttacatAGCATACAGCGATGAAAATGTTTACGGTAATTAA
- the LOC105693227 gene encoding gamma-aminobutyric acid receptor-associated protein isoform X3 yields MVIVEKAPKARIGDLDKKKYLVPSDLTVGQFYFLIRKRIHLRPEDALFFFVNNVIPPTSATMGALYQEHHEEDFFLYIAYSDENVYGN; encoded by the exons ATG GTGATCGTTGAGAAAGCTCCTAAAGCCAGAATCGGAGATCTCGACAAAAAGAAATACCTCGTGCCCTCAGATTTGACCGTTGGACAGTTTTATTTCCTGATTCGTAAGCGAATTCATTTACGCCCCGAAGATGCCCTATTCTTCTTTGTCAACAATGTCATTCCACCCACTAGTGCCACAATGGGAGCACTTTACCAG GAACATCACGAAGaggatttctttctttacatAGCATACAGCGATGAAAATGTTTACGGTAATTAA
- the LOC105693227 gene encoding gamma-aminobutyric acid receptor-associated protein isoform X2, translating into MKFQYKEEHPFEKRKAEGEKIRRKYPDRVPVIVEKAPKARIGDLDKKKYLVPSDLTVGQFYFLIRKRIHLRPEDALFFFVNNVIPPTSATMGALYQ; encoded by the exons atgaaGTTCCAATATAAAGAGGAGCATCCATTTGAGAAGAGAAAGGCCGAGGGTGAAAAGATCAGGCGAAAATATCCGGACCGTGTTCCA GTGATCGTTGAGAAAGCTCCTAAAGCCAGAATCGGAGATCTCGACAAAAAGAAATACCTCGTGCCCTCAGATTTGACCGTTGGACAGTTTTATTTCCTGATTCGTAAGCGAATTCATTTACGCCCCGAAGATGCCCTATTCTTCTTTGTCAACAATGTCATTCCACCCACTAGTGCCACAATGGGAGCACTTTACCAG TAG
- the LOC105693218 gene encoding 60S ribosomal protein L22-like, with translation MAPVVAKKPPVGQPAKKQNLRGKGQKKKKVSLKFTIDCTHPVEDNIMDVANFEKYLQERIKVSGKTGNFGNNVNLERNKMKLSVNSDVPFSKRYLKYLTKKYLKKNKLRDWLRVVSKDKDTYELRYFQINSQEDDDEDDAE, from the exons ATGGCTCCG GTCGTTGCAAAGAAGCCCCCCGTAGGGCAGCCTGCTAAGAAGCAGAACCTGCGTGGTAAAggtcagaagaagaagaaggtttCCCTCAAATTTACCATCGACTGCACTCACCCTGTTGAAGACAACATTATGGATGTTGCGAACTTC GAGAAATACCTTCAGGAGCGCATCAAGGTTAGCGGAAAGACCGGAAACTTTGGTAACAATGTTAATCTGGAGCGCAACAAGATGAAGCTCTCAGTGAACAGCGACGTTCCATTTTCTAAGAG ATACCTAAAGTACCTCACCAAAAAATACTTGAAGAAGAACAAGCTACGTGACTGGCTCCGTGTTGTGTCTAAGGATAAGGATACCTACGAATTAAGGTATTTCCAGATTAATAGCCAAGAAGATGATGACGAAGATGATGCCGAATGA